From Xiphophorus couchianus chromosome 23, X_couchianus-1.0, whole genome shotgun sequence, one genomic window encodes:
- the map7d3 gene encoding MAP7 domain-containing protein 2 isoform X21, giving the protein MSTSPRCPSPTGCEVLRAPGVEKKKKTDKENFIEMAESATTLKGLRAQMAAAAQAQAEERRSIAGNSPGPSAVSPSKPQGCKPVIDGAALRVDDRLRVAKERREEAEKQQALRESQIMERERKAKLQVERQLEERQKKLEEQRKKEEQKRLAVEEKRKQKQEEEKEHYEAVMRRTLERSQRVEQRQKRWSWGGLSGDQDGRAADKRSTSTTNLKQPPEAGISKRLSSSSATLGKSPDKKCHLCPRSASPSPMNPARGPLRSRSIDRQKSGMTASKSASEALDTSLKDKQLASPSRQRPASPSTSMGRHRSPSPAPSPTPKRTPSPSASKQSPKTRPPSPSAMKQRPPSPQPPSAKPPPIQKPSLTPTGPPTLRKRDSKSKDLGPVQPVAPQATEASKTKDKDDSKTTGTNSAAEAAKILAENRRLMREQKEREEQLRIQMEEEERLRKEEEERLAEEARLKRLEEEKRLAEERKVKEEEEARLAEEDRKRLEEEEALRQAELQKEREEAEAKALEEAERVRQERDRIMQQNQQERMERKKRIEEIMKRTRKGDQTDLKRDDDKYSQENGDEGMDEMKGETKDDISVDDDQDVLSAGDVGVKQDGGLNGNPETEDKENTNGTTADDTQAGSPVPTSRLVEGSEFLNEEDSTKDGMVSSLNGKSNQWSFEELIDTNIHSKTRPLIESEDRNQVLIHCDGSSDGTRVAFEEKGTPISTLHSSNQPIEAMSEI; this is encoded by the exons ATGTCCACGTCCCCGCGGTGTCCGAGTCCAACCGGCTGCGAAGTGTTGCGCGCCCCTggtgtagaaaagaaaaaaaaaacagacaaggaAAACTTCATAGAAATGGCGGAGAGTGCTACGACGCTCAAAGGCTTGAGAGCCCAGATGG ctgcagctgcacaggCACAAGCCGAGGAGCGGCGTAGCATAGCAGGGAACAGTCCAGGACCTTCAGCCGTCTCCCCTTCCAAACCTCAGGGCTGTAAGCCAG TTATTGACGGCGCCGCACTTAGAGTAGACGACCGGCTGCGAGTGGCAAAAGAGAGGCGAGAGGAGGCAGAGAAACAACAGG CTTTAAGGGAGTCCCAGATCATGGAGCGGGAGCGCAAAGCTAAGCTGCAAGTGGAACGCCAGCTGGAGGAACGTCAGAAAAAGCTCGAGGAACAGCGGAAGAAGGAGGAACAGAAACGATTGGCTgtggaggagaagaggaagcagaagcaggaagaggaaaag GAGCACTACGAGGCAGTTATGAGGCGAACACTAGAACGCAGTCAGCGAGTCGAGCAGAGACAGAAGAGGTGGTCTTGGGGAGGATTGTCCGGAGACCAAGATGGACGAGCAG CTGACAAGCGCTCCACATCCACAACTAACCTGAAACAGCCGCCCGAGGCTGGCATCAGCAAACGTTTATCCTCCTCCTCTGCCACCCTTGGTAAATCACCTGACAAAA AGTGTCACCTGTGTCCTCGTTCAGCCTCCCCCAGCCCCATGAACCCGGCGCGCGGCCCCTTGCGCAGCCGCAGCATCGACCGACAGAAGAGCGGCATGACTGCGTCAAAATCAGCCAGCGAAGCCCTCGATACATCCCTG aaagacaaacaatTAGCATCACCCAGTAGGCAACGTCCCGCCTCACCGTCAACCTCCATGGGACGCCATCGCTCACCGTCTCCAGCGCCTAGCCCAACTCCAAAGAGAACCCCGTCCCCATCAGCGTCCAA GCAAAGTCCCAAGACGCGCCCACCGTCACCGTCTGCGATGAAGCAGCGCCCCCCGTCTCCTCAGCCCCCATCAGCCAAACCCCCGCCCATCCAGAAACCGTCTCTCACTCCAACTGGGCCGCCAACACTGCGAAAGAGGGACTCCAAGTCCAAGGACCTGGGTCCTGTTCAGCCTGTGGCTCCACAGGCCACTGAGGCTAGCAAGACCAAAGACAAAGACG ACTCAAAGACAACCGGCACAAATTCGGCTGCTGAGGCGGCTAAGATCCTGGCAGAAAATCGAAGGCTGATGAGGGAGCAGAAGGAGCGAGAGGAGCAGCTGAGGATacagatggaggaagaggagag GCtgagaaaagaggaagaggagcgttTAGCCGAAGAGGCTCGACTGAAAcgcctggaggaggagaagaggttGGCCGAAGAGAGGAaagtgaaagaagaagaagaagcccgTCTAGCAgaggaagacagaaaaagactggaagaagaagaagcgctGAGGCAGGCCGAGCTCCAGAAGGAACGAGAGGAGGCCGAGGCCAAAGCCCTGGAGGAGGCTGAGAGAGTCCGCCAGGAACGAGACCGGATcatgcagcagaaccagcaggagCGAATGGAGAGGAAGAAG agaatTGAAGAAATAATGAAGAGAACTAGAAAAGGGGACCAAACCGACTTAAAG AGAGATGACGATAAATATTCACAGGAGAATGgagatgaaggcatggatgagaTGAAAGGTGAAACCAA AGACGACATTTCTGTGGACGATGACCAGGACGTTTTGTCCGCTGGAGATGTTGGGGTtaaacaagatggcggcctgAACGGAAATCCAGAGACCGAAGACAAGGAGAACACCAACGGCACGACTGCTGACGACACGCAGGCAGGAAG tccgGTTCCTACGAGCCGCCTCGTCGAGGGCTCAGAGTTCCTGAACGAGGAGGACTCCACCAAAGACGGCATGGTGTCCAGCCTCAACGGGAAGTCCAACCAGTGGAGCTTCGAGGAGCTCATCGACACCAACATCCACTCCAAGACTCGGCCTCTCATCGAGTCCGAGGACCGCAACCAGGTTTTAATCCACTGTGACGGGAGCTCAGATGGAACCAGGGTGGCCTTTGAGGAGAAGGGAACTCCCATCAGCACCCTGCACTCCTCCAATCAGCCCATAGAAGCCATGTCAG AAATTTGA
- the map7d3 gene encoding MAP7 domain-containing protein 2 isoform X20: MSTSPRCPSPTGCEVLRAPGVEKKKKTDKENFIEMAESATTLKGLRAQMAAAAQAQAEERRSIAGNSPGPSAVSPSKPQGCKPVIDGAALRVDDRLRVAKERREEAEKQQALRESQIMERERKAKLQVERQLEERQKKLEEQRKKEEQKRLAVEEKRKQKQEEEKEHYEAVMRRTLERSQRVEQRQKRWSWGGLSGDQDGRAARKPPASTVDEGVLSRLLTPTQASLARSKSAAVLSAEGSDATECHLCPRSASPSPMNPARGPLRSRSIDRQKSGMTASKSASEALDTSLKDKQLASPSRQRPASPSTSMGRHRSPSPAPSPTPKRTPSPSASKQSPKTRPPSPSAMKQRPPSPQPPSAKPPPIQKPSLTPTGPPTLRKRDSKSKDLGPVQPVAPQATEASKTKDKDDSKTTGTNSAAEAAKILAENRRLMREQKEREEQLRIQMEEEERLRKEEEERLAEEARLKRLEEEKRLAEERKVKEEEEARLAEEDRKRLEEEEALRQAELQKEREEAEAKALEEAERVRQERDRIMQQNQQERMERKKRIEEIMKRTRKGDQTDLKRDDDKYSQENGDEGMDEMKGETKDDISVDDDQDVLSAGDVGVKQDGGLNGNPETEDKENTNGTTADDTQAGSPVPTSRLVEGSEFLNEEDSTKDGMVSSLNGKSNQWSFEELIDTNIHSKTRPLIESEDRNQVLIHCDGSSDGTRVAFEEKGTPISTLHSSNQPIEAMSEI; this comes from the exons ATGTCCACGTCCCCGCGGTGTCCGAGTCCAACCGGCTGCGAAGTGTTGCGCGCCCCTggtgtagaaaagaaaaaaaaaacagacaaggaAAACTTCATAGAAATGGCGGAGAGTGCTACGACGCTCAAAGGCTTGAGAGCCCAGATGG ctgcagctgcacaggCACAAGCCGAGGAGCGGCGTAGCATAGCAGGGAACAGTCCAGGACCTTCAGCCGTCTCCCCTTCCAAACCTCAGGGCTGTAAGCCAG TTATTGACGGCGCCGCACTTAGAGTAGACGACCGGCTGCGAGTGGCAAAAGAGAGGCGAGAGGAGGCAGAGAAACAACAGG CTTTAAGGGAGTCCCAGATCATGGAGCGGGAGCGCAAAGCTAAGCTGCAAGTGGAACGCCAGCTGGAGGAACGTCAGAAAAAGCTCGAGGAACAGCGGAAGAAGGAGGAACAGAAACGATTGGCTgtggaggagaagaggaagcagaagcaggaagaggaaaag GAGCACTACGAGGCAGTTATGAGGCGAACACTAGAACGCAGTCAGCGAGTCGAGCAGAGACAGAAGAGGTGGTCTTGGGGAGGATTGTCCGGAGACCAAGATGGACGAGCAG CCCGCAAGCCACCGGCCAGTACAGTGGATGAAGGGGTCCTTAGTCGCCTGCTCACTCCCACCCAGGCCTCACTAGCTAGGAGCAAGAGCGCCGCCGTCCTGTCCGCTGAAGGATCAGATGCTACAG AGTGTCACCTGTGTCCTCGTTCAGCCTCCCCCAGCCCCATGAACCCGGCGCGCGGCCCCTTGCGCAGCCGCAGCATCGACCGACAGAAGAGCGGCATGACTGCGTCAAAATCAGCCAGCGAAGCCCTCGATACATCCCTG aaagacaaacaatTAGCATCACCCAGTAGGCAACGTCCCGCCTCACCGTCAACCTCCATGGGACGCCATCGCTCACCGTCTCCAGCGCCTAGCCCAACTCCAAAGAGAACCCCGTCCCCATCAGCGTCCAA GCAAAGTCCCAAGACGCGCCCACCGTCACCGTCTGCGATGAAGCAGCGCCCCCCGTCTCCTCAGCCCCCATCAGCCAAACCCCCGCCCATCCAGAAACCGTCTCTCACTCCAACTGGGCCGCCAACACTGCGAAAGAGGGACTCCAAGTCCAAGGACCTGGGTCCTGTTCAGCCTGTGGCTCCACAGGCCACTGAGGCTAGCAAGACCAAAGACAAAGACG ACTCAAAGACAACCGGCACAAATTCGGCTGCTGAGGCGGCTAAGATCCTGGCAGAAAATCGAAGGCTGATGAGGGAGCAGAAGGAGCGAGAGGAGCAGCTGAGGATacagatggaggaagaggagag GCtgagaaaagaggaagaggagcgttTAGCCGAAGAGGCTCGACTGAAAcgcctggaggaggagaagaggttGGCCGAAGAGAGGAaagtgaaagaagaagaagaagcccgTCTAGCAgaggaagacagaaaaagactggaagaagaagaagcgctGAGGCAGGCCGAGCTCCAGAAGGAACGAGAGGAGGCCGAGGCCAAAGCCCTGGAGGAGGCTGAGAGAGTCCGCCAGGAACGAGACCGGATcatgcagcagaaccagcaggagCGAATGGAGAGGAAGAAG agaatTGAAGAAATAATGAAGAGAACTAGAAAAGGGGACCAAACCGACTTAAAG AGAGATGACGATAAATATTCACAGGAGAATGgagatgaaggcatggatgagaTGAAAGGTGAAACCAA AGACGACATTTCTGTGGACGATGACCAGGACGTTTTGTCCGCTGGAGATGTTGGGGTtaaacaagatggcggcctgAACGGAAATCCAGAGACCGAAGACAAGGAGAACACCAACGGCACGACTGCTGACGACACGCAGGCAGGAAG tccgGTTCCTACGAGCCGCCTCGTCGAGGGCTCAGAGTTCCTGAACGAGGAGGACTCCACCAAAGACGGCATGGTGTCCAGCCTCAACGGGAAGTCCAACCAGTGGAGCTTCGAGGAGCTCATCGACACCAACATCCACTCCAAGACTCGGCCTCTCATCGAGTCCGAGGACCGCAACCAGGTTTTAATCCACTGTGACGGGAGCTCAGATGGAACCAGGGTGGCCTTTGAGGAGAAGGGAACTCCCATCAGCACCCTGCACTCCTCCAATCAGCCCATAGAAGCCATGTCAG AAATTTGA
- the map7d3 gene encoding ensconsin isoform X11 — MSTSPRCPSPTGCEVLRAPGVEKKKKTDKENFIEMAESATTLKGLRAQMAAAAQAQAEERRSIAGNSPGPSAVSPSKPQGCKPVIDGAALRVDDRLRVAKERREEAEKQQALRESQIMERERKAKLQVERQLEERQKKLEEQRKKEEQKRLAVEEKRKQKQEEEKEHYEAVMRRTLERSQRVEQRQKRWSWGGLSGDQDGRAGDSDASISSPVAIVVSSPSPEKPPRSGQGVRPRSSSCNRLPSNGMAAQAGRSVKKRSSSLTRVSVSRAQTPAKPEKGTTDDQARKPPASTVDEGVLSRLLTPTQASLARSKSAAVLSAEGSDATECHLCPRSASPSPMNPARGPLRSRSIDRQKSGMTASKSASEALDTSLKDKQLASPSRQRPASPSTSMGRHRSPSPAPSPTPKRTPSPSASKQSPKTRPPSPSAMKQRPPSPQPPSAKPPPIQKPSLTPTGPPTLRKRDSKSKDLGPVQPVAPQATEASKTKDKDDSKTTGTNSAAEAAKILAENRRLMREQKEREEQLRIQMEEEERLRKEEEERLAEEARLKRLEEEKRLAEERKVKEEEEARLAEEDRKRLEEEEALRQAELQKEREEAEAKALEEAERVRQERDRIMQQNQQERMERKKRIEEIMKRTRKGDQTDLKRDDDKYSQENGDEGMDEMKGETKDDISVDDDQDVLSAGDVGVKQDGGLNGNPETEDKENTNGTTADDTQAGSPVPTSRLVEGSEFLNEEDSTKDGMVSSLNGKSNQWSFEELIDTNIHSKTRPLIESEDRNQVLIHCDGSSDGTRVAFEEKGTPISTLHSSNQPIEAMSEI, encoded by the exons ATGTCCACGTCCCCGCGGTGTCCGAGTCCAACCGGCTGCGAAGTGTTGCGCGCCCCTggtgtagaaaagaaaaaaaaaacagacaaggaAAACTTCATAGAAATGGCGGAGAGTGCTACGACGCTCAAAGGCTTGAGAGCCCAGATGG ctgcagctgcacaggCACAAGCCGAGGAGCGGCGTAGCATAGCAGGGAACAGTCCAGGACCTTCAGCCGTCTCCCCTTCCAAACCTCAGGGCTGTAAGCCAG TTATTGACGGCGCCGCACTTAGAGTAGACGACCGGCTGCGAGTGGCAAAAGAGAGGCGAGAGGAGGCAGAGAAACAACAGG CTTTAAGGGAGTCCCAGATCATGGAGCGGGAGCGCAAAGCTAAGCTGCAAGTGGAACGCCAGCTGGAGGAACGTCAGAAAAAGCTCGAGGAACAGCGGAAGAAGGAGGAACAGAAACGATTGGCTgtggaggagaagaggaagcagaagcaggaagaggaaaag GAGCACTACGAGGCAGTTATGAGGCGAACACTAGAACGCAGTCAGCGAGTCGAGCAGAGACAGAAGAGGTGGTCTTGGGGAGGATTGTCCGGAGACCAAGATGGACGAGCAG GAGATTCTGACGCCAGCATCTCTTCTCCAGTAGCTATAGTTGTCTCCTCTCCCTCGCCAGAAAAGCCACCAAGGAGTGGACaag GTGTTAGGCCGAGGAGTTCGTCTTGCAACCGGTTGCCAAGCAATGGCATGGCTGCTCAGGCCG GACGCTCTGTGAAGAAGAGAAGTTCCTCCCTCACACGAGTAAGTGTGAGCAGAGCACAGACCCCTGCCAAGCCTGAAAAGGGGACAACGGATGATCAAG CCCGCAAGCCACCGGCCAGTACAGTGGATGAAGGGGTCCTTAGTCGCCTGCTCACTCCCACCCAGGCCTCACTAGCTAGGAGCAAGAGCGCCGCCGTCCTGTCCGCTGAAGGATCAGATGCTACAG AGTGTCACCTGTGTCCTCGTTCAGCCTCCCCCAGCCCCATGAACCCGGCGCGCGGCCCCTTGCGCAGCCGCAGCATCGACCGACAGAAGAGCGGCATGACTGCGTCAAAATCAGCCAGCGAAGCCCTCGATACATCCCTG aaagacaaacaatTAGCATCACCCAGTAGGCAACGTCCCGCCTCACCGTCAACCTCCATGGGACGCCATCGCTCACCGTCTCCAGCGCCTAGCCCAACTCCAAAGAGAACCCCGTCCCCATCAGCGTCCAA GCAAAGTCCCAAGACGCGCCCACCGTCACCGTCTGCGATGAAGCAGCGCCCCCCGTCTCCTCAGCCCCCATCAGCCAAACCCCCGCCCATCCAGAAACCGTCTCTCACTCCAACTGGGCCGCCAACACTGCGAAAGAGGGACTCCAAGTCCAAGGACCTGGGTCCTGTTCAGCCTGTGGCTCCACAGGCCACTGAGGCTAGCAAGACCAAAGACAAAGACG ACTCAAAGACAACCGGCACAAATTCGGCTGCTGAGGCGGCTAAGATCCTGGCAGAAAATCGAAGGCTGATGAGGGAGCAGAAGGAGCGAGAGGAGCAGCTGAGGATacagatggaggaagaggagag GCtgagaaaagaggaagaggagcgttTAGCCGAAGAGGCTCGACTGAAAcgcctggaggaggagaagaggttGGCCGAAGAGAGGAaagtgaaagaagaagaagaagcccgTCTAGCAgaggaagacagaaaaagactggaagaagaagaagcgctGAGGCAGGCCGAGCTCCAGAAGGAACGAGAGGAGGCCGAGGCCAAAGCCCTGGAGGAGGCTGAGAGAGTCCGCCAGGAACGAGACCGGATcatgcagcagaaccagcaggagCGAATGGAGAGGAAGAAG agaatTGAAGAAATAATGAAGAGAACTAGAAAAGGGGACCAAACCGACTTAAAG AGAGATGACGATAAATATTCACAGGAGAATGgagatgaaggcatggatgagaTGAAAGGTGAAACCAA AGACGACATTTCTGTGGACGATGACCAGGACGTTTTGTCCGCTGGAGATGTTGGGGTtaaacaagatggcggcctgAACGGAAATCCAGAGACCGAAGACAAGGAGAACACCAACGGCACGACTGCTGACGACACGCAGGCAGGAAG tccgGTTCCTACGAGCCGCCTCGTCGAGGGCTCAGAGTTCCTGAACGAGGAGGACTCCACCAAAGACGGCATGGTGTCCAGCCTCAACGGGAAGTCCAACCAGTGGAGCTTCGAGGAGCTCATCGACACCAACATCCACTCCAAGACTCGGCCTCTCATCGAGTCCGAGGACCGCAACCAGGTTTTAATCCACTGTGACGGGAGCTCAGATGGAACCAGGGTGGCCTTTGAGGAGAAGGGAACTCCCATCAGCACCCTGCACTCCTCCAATCAGCCCATAGAAGCCATGTCAG AAATTTGA
- the map7d3 gene encoding ensconsin isoform X9, whose protein sequence is MSTSPRCPSPTGCEVLRAPGVEKKKKTDKENFIEMAESATTLKGLRAQMAAAAQAQAEERRSIAGNSPGPSAVSPSKPQGCKPVIDGAALRVDDRLRVAKERREEAEKQQALRESQIMERERKAKLQVERQLEERQKKLEEQRKKEEQKRLAVEEKRKQKQEEEKEHYEAVMRRTLERSQRVEQRQKRWSWGGLSGDQDGRAGDSDASISSPVAIVVSSPSPEKPPRSGQGVRPRSSSCNRLPSNGMAAQAGKGDGKQLQVEETGRSVKKRSSSLTRVSVSRAQTPAKPEKGTTDDQARKPPASTVDEGVLSRLLTPTQASLARSKSAAVLSAEGSDATECHLCPRSASPSPMNPARGPLRSRSIDRQKSGMTASKSASEALDTSLKDKQLASPSRQRPASPSTSMGRHRSPSPAPSPTPKRTPSPSASKQSPKTRPPSPSAMKQRPPSPQPPSAKPPPIQKPSLTPTGPPTLRKRDSKSKDLGPVQPVAPQATEASKTKDKDDSKTTGTNSAAEAAKILAENRRLMREQKEREEQLRIQMEEEERLRKEEEERLAEEARLKRLEEEKRLAEERKVKEEEEARLAEEDRKRLEEEEALRQAELQKEREEAEAKALEEAERVRQERDRIMQQNQQERMERKKRIEEIMKRTRKGDQTDLKRDDDKYSQENGDEGMDEMKGETKDDISVDDDQDVLSAGDVGVKQDGGLNGNPETEDKENTNGTTADDTQAGSPVPTSRLVEGSEFLNEEDSTKDGMVSSLNGKSNQWSFEELIDTNIHSKTRPLIESEDRNQVLIHCDGSSDGTRVAFEEKGTPISTLHSSNQPIEAMSEI, encoded by the exons ATGTCCACGTCCCCGCGGTGTCCGAGTCCAACCGGCTGCGAAGTGTTGCGCGCCCCTggtgtagaaaagaaaaaaaaaacagacaaggaAAACTTCATAGAAATGGCGGAGAGTGCTACGACGCTCAAAGGCTTGAGAGCCCAGATGG ctgcagctgcacaggCACAAGCCGAGGAGCGGCGTAGCATAGCAGGGAACAGTCCAGGACCTTCAGCCGTCTCCCCTTCCAAACCTCAGGGCTGTAAGCCAG TTATTGACGGCGCCGCACTTAGAGTAGACGACCGGCTGCGAGTGGCAAAAGAGAGGCGAGAGGAGGCAGAGAAACAACAGG CTTTAAGGGAGTCCCAGATCATGGAGCGGGAGCGCAAAGCTAAGCTGCAAGTGGAACGCCAGCTGGAGGAACGTCAGAAAAAGCTCGAGGAACAGCGGAAGAAGGAGGAACAGAAACGATTGGCTgtggaggagaagaggaagcagaagcaggaagaggaaaag GAGCACTACGAGGCAGTTATGAGGCGAACACTAGAACGCAGTCAGCGAGTCGAGCAGAGACAGAAGAGGTGGTCTTGGGGAGGATTGTCCGGAGACCAAGATGGACGAGCAG GAGATTCTGACGCCAGCATCTCTTCTCCAGTAGCTATAGTTGTCTCCTCTCCCTCGCCAGAAAAGCCACCAAGGAGTGGACaag GTGTTAGGCCGAGGAGTTCGTCTTGCAACCGGTTGCCAAGCAATGGCATGGCTGCTCAGGCCGGTAAGGGAGATGGCAAACAGCTTCAGGTGGAAGAGACAG GACGCTCTGTGAAGAAGAGAAGTTCCTCCCTCACACGAGTAAGTGTGAGCAGAGCACAGACCCCTGCCAAGCCTGAAAAGGGGACAACGGATGATCAAG CCCGCAAGCCACCGGCCAGTACAGTGGATGAAGGGGTCCTTAGTCGCCTGCTCACTCCCACCCAGGCCTCACTAGCTAGGAGCAAGAGCGCCGCCGTCCTGTCCGCTGAAGGATCAGATGCTACAG AGTGTCACCTGTGTCCTCGTTCAGCCTCCCCCAGCCCCATGAACCCGGCGCGCGGCCCCTTGCGCAGCCGCAGCATCGACCGACAGAAGAGCGGCATGACTGCGTCAAAATCAGCCAGCGAAGCCCTCGATACATCCCTG aaagacaaacaatTAGCATCACCCAGTAGGCAACGTCCCGCCTCACCGTCAACCTCCATGGGACGCCATCGCTCACCGTCTCCAGCGCCTAGCCCAACTCCAAAGAGAACCCCGTCCCCATCAGCGTCCAA GCAAAGTCCCAAGACGCGCCCACCGTCACCGTCTGCGATGAAGCAGCGCCCCCCGTCTCCTCAGCCCCCATCAGCCAAACCCCCGCCCATCCAGAAACCGTCTCTCACTCCAACTGGGCCGCCAACACTGCGAAAGAGGGACTCCAAGTCCAAGGACCTGGGTCCTGTTCAGCCTGTGGCTCCACAGGCCACTGAGGCTAGCAAGACCAAAGACAAAGACG ACTCAAAGACAACCGGCACAAATTCGGCTGCTGAGGCGGCTAAGATCCTGGCAGAAAATCGAAGGCTGATGAGGGAGCAGAAGGAGCGAGAGGAGCAGCTGAGGATacagatggaggaagaggagag GCtgagaaaagaggaagaggagcgttTAGCCGAAGAGGCTCGACTGAAAcgcctggaggaggagaagaggttGGCCGAAGAGAGGAaagtgaaagaagaagaagaagcccgTCTAGCAgaggaagacagaaaaagactggaagaagaagaagcgctGAGGCAGGCCGAGCTCCAGAAGGAACGAGAGGAGGCCGAGGCCAAAGCCCTGGAGGAGGCTGAGAGAGTCCGCCAGGAACGAGACCGGATcatgcagcagaaccagcaggagCGAATGGAGAGGAAGAAG agaatTGAAGAAATAATGAAGAGAACTAGAAAAGGGGACCAAACCGACTTAAAG AGAGATGACGATAAATATTCACAGGAGAATGgagatgaaggcatggatgagaTGAAAGGTGAAACCAA AGACGACATTTCTGTGGACGATGACCAGGACGTTTTGTCCGCTGGAGATGTTGGGGTtaaacaagatggcggcctgAACGGAAATCCAGAGACCGAAGACAAGGAGAACACCAACGGCACGACTGCTGACGACACGCAGGCAGGAAG tccgGTTCCTACGAGCCGCCTCGTCGAGGGCTCAGAGTTCCTGAACGAGGAGGACTCCACCAAAGACGGCATGGTGTCCAGCCTCAACGGGAAGTCCAACCAGTGGAGCTTCGAGGAGCTCATCGACACCAACATCCACTCCAAGACTCGGCCTCTCATCGAGTCCGAGGACCGCAACCAGGTTTTAATCCACTGTGACGGGAGCTCAGATGGAACCAGGGTGGCCTTTGAGGAGAAGGGAACTCCCATCAGCACCCTGCACTCCTCCAATCAGCCCATAGAAGCCATGTCAG AAATTTGA